In uncultured Methanobacterium sp., a genomic segment contains:
- a CDS encoding PRC-barrel domain-containing protein, which yields MKVSDFFGRRVLDKKANEIGKVVDMVIKPKEGIITSMIISTSDFGLTRKDLEIETDDIEEVGDYLLLNVEKEELEARVEAVQKKEIQKKEKVRLDIKK from the coding sequence ATGAAAGTGAGCGACTTTTTCGGGCGAAGAGTTTTGGATAAAAAGGCTAACGAAATAGGTAAAGTTGTGGATATGGTCATAAAACCAAAGGAAGGAATTATAACCAGTATGATCATATCAACCAGTGATTTTGGCCTCACCAGAAAAGATCTGGAGATAGAAACAGATGATATTGAGGAAGTGGGGGATTACCTACTACTAAATGTTGAAAAAGAAGAACTGGAAGCAAGGGTAGAGGCTGTTCAAAAAAAAGAGATTCAGAAAAAAGAGAAAGTTAGGCTGGATATTAAAAAATAG
- a CDS encoding CBS domain-containing protein: MKYSFKIFSVFNIPVELHISFLLLMALIYGVAIFNLVPGVDLNAALLITLLFVTVVLHELAHSYVAQRYGIGIEKIVLLPIGGISAMEELPEDPGQEFRIAIAGPLVNILIALVCYGLFFVLLPSYPTIASFLNYFALVNVILGAFNLIPAYPMDGGRVLRAFLASRMSYLQATETAASVGKFLAIFMAVAGIFWNYFLILIALFIYIGADAEYKEIMISTLLEGIKVKEIMTPQVRTVAPSTRVEELMEVMFQNKHMGYPVTEGEKLLGIITFNDVSRANKGDEKKPVTEFMTRDLIITHPEEPLNDALAKLSQANIGRLPVVENNHLVGIISRTDIMHAMEILKLKK; encoded by the coding sequence ATGAAATATTCCTTTAAGATATTCAGTGTTTTCAACATCCCTGTGGAACTGCATATTTCATTCCTGCTTCTGATGGCCCTGATCTATGGTGTGGCCATCTTCAACCTGGTCCCTGGAGTGGATTTAAATGCAGCGTTACTAATCACCTTGCTTTTTGTTACGGTCGTCCTGCATGAATTAGCCCATTCCTATGTTGCTCAACGGTATGGTATTGGCATTGAGAAGATCGTGCTTTTACCAATTGGTGGAATTTCGGCTATGGAAGAATTGCCAGAAGATCCGGGTCAGGAATTCAGGATAGCCATTGCCGGGCCACTGGTAAACATTTTAATAGCCCTGGTTTGTTACGGCCTCTTTTTTGTACTGTTACCATCTTATCCTACCATTGCATCCTTCCTTAATTACTTTGCACTGGTAAATGTGATTCTGGGGGCGTTCAACCTGATCCCAGCATACCCTATGGATGGTGGCCGAGTTTTACGGGCATTTTTAGCAAGTAGAATGAGTTACCTTCAGGCAACGGAAACTGCCGCTTCGGTGGGTAAGTTCCTGGCCATATTTATGGCTGTGGCTGGTATATTCTGGAATTATTTCTTGATACTCATTGCTTTATTCATTTACATTGGAGCTGATGCCGAGTACAAGGAAATAATGATTTCCACCCTCCTGGAGGGAATAAAAGTAAAGGAGATAATGACCCCGCAAGTGAGAACAGTAGCACCTTCAACCCGAGTGGAAGAGTTAATGGAAGTTATGTTCCAGAATAAACATATGGGTTATCCAGTTACAGAGGGGGAGAAACTTTTAGGTATCATCACCTTCAATGATGTTTCCAGGGCCAATAAAGGAGATGAAAAGAAACCTGTAACTGAATTCATGACCCGTGACCTGATCATCACCCACCCGGAAGAACCTTTAAATGATGCCCTGGCCAAGTTAAGCCAGGCAAATATAGGAAGGCTCCCTGTGGTAGAGAATAACCATTTAGTTGGTATAATCTCCAGAACTGACATTATGCACGCCATGGAGATACTTAAACTAAAAAAATAA
- the deoC gene encoding deoxyribose-phosphate aldolase: protein MISIEELAGMIDHTNVQRDATDDDIHALCQEADDYDFNCVCVTPTQADLASELLENSNTQVCVVIGFPFGVQTPRAKAFEAEEAVANGASELDMVMNIGALKSEHYSLVQADIAAVVGAARGHVVKVILETALLTRDEKIIACQLAREAGAHYVKTSTGFGVSGATVEDVQLMRETVGLEMGVKAAGGIRDLETALAMIDAGASKIGTSTGVQIMEELLEQGETEDVF, encoded by the coding sequence ATGATATCCATAGAAGAACTGGCAGGAATGATAGATCACACCAATGTGCAGAGGGATGCCACGGATGACGATATTCACGCACTCTGCCAGGAGGCAGATGACTATGACTTTAACTGTGTCTGTGTAACGCCCACCCAGGCAGATCTGGCAAGTGAACTCCTGGAAAACTCAAACACCCAGGTCTGTGTTGTGATAGGATTCCCATTTGGAGTGCAAACACCACGTGCCAAGGCTTTTGAAGCAGAGGAAGCTGTAGCCAATGGTGCCTCTGAACTGGACATGGTGATGAACATTGGAGCTCTAAAGTCAGAACATTATTCCCTGGTCCAGGCAGACATCGCCGCAGTGGTGGGAGCAGCACGGGGCCACGTGGTGAAGGTCATTCTGGAAACAGCACTTCTTACCCGTGATGAAAAGATCATAGCCTGCCAACTGGCCAGAGAGGCAGGGGCACATTACGTTAAAACATCCACCGGATTCGGAGTAAGCGGTGCCACAGTAGAGGATGTCCAGCTTATGAGGGAGACTGTAGGGTTGGAGATGGGTGTGAAAGCTGCAGGTGGTATCCGGGACTTGGAAACTGCCCTGGCCATGATCGATGCTGGGGCCAGTAAAATCGGGACCTCCACCGGTGTGCAGATTATGGAAGAACTCCTGGAACAGGGTGAAACAGAGGATGTTTTCTAG
- a CDS encoding cyclophilin-like fold protein has product MEIEIEILKKGTVKVLLDDRNPSTAQEFHENLPMEGEAQLWQEEVFFPIPFEHDYENPSPSADKGDVSYWPPGKAFCIFFGDSQPASDVNHIGRVVEGLEIMKRAEEGDWVVIRK; this is encoded by the coding sequence ATGGAAATTGAGATTGAAATATTAAAAAAAGGAACTGTCAAAGTACTCCTTGATGATCGAAACCCCTCAACTGCCCAGGAATTCCATGAAAACCTTCCCATGGAGGGTGAAGCCCAATTATGGCAGGAAGAGGTTTTCTTCCCTATTCCCTTTGAACATGACTATGAAAACCCCTCACCATCTGCAGATAAGGGAGATGTATCTTACTGGCCACCAGGTAAAGCTTTCTGTATATTCTTCGGAGATTCCCAGCCTGCCTCTGATGTGAATCATATTGGGAGAGTTGTTGAAGGTTTGGAGATTATGAAACGTGCCGAAGAAGGGGATTGGGTGGTTATTCGGAAGTAA
- a CDS encoding tRNA uridine(34) 5-carboxymethylaminomethyl modification radical SAM/GNAT enzyme Elp3, producing MKEAARSIINDILEGKIQNRKDLEKAKFQVCRDYKLDRFPRNSEILQMAREGEKEIITPILKKKPTRTISGVAVVAVMCPPHKCPHGRCLYCPESTIAPPSYTGEEPAALRARMYGFHPYKQVYNRLQQLESIGHPLDKVELIIMGGTFPSRFLCFQEWFITQCLQAMTDFGVKEYKLNSDDEYTGGNIDLQGFQYLEDVQKANESSSVRCIGMTFETRPDYSKMEDVDRILRMGGTRVELGVQTIYNFIYHRVERGHRVQDTIEATRVLKDSGIKVAMHLMPGLFSDQERDLRMFRRLFSDEQFKPDMLKIYPCLVTKGSKLYDLWEKGEYTPYSTEEAVKLIVEVKKILPKWVRTMRIQRDIPSQLIEAGVKKSNLGELVYNQLKKEKVQCQCIRCREVGHQAAHGTFTSKENVQLLMEKYRASEGEEIFLSMEDQEADVLLGFLRLRMPSEHAHRPEISHKTALLRELHVYGPMIPLGKREDELWQHRGYGEELLKKAEEISREEYDKNEILIISGIGARNYYRKFGYERKGPYMAKKLV from the coding sequence ATGAAAGAAGCCGCAAGATCCATAATAAACGATATATTGGAAGGAAAAATACAAAACAGGAAGGATCTGGAGAAGGCGAAGTTTCAGGTGTGCCGTGATTATAAACTGGACCGGTTTCCCCGTAACTCTGAGATACTTCAAATGGCCCGTGAAGGTGAAAAAGAAATCATCACCCCTATTTTGAAGAAAAAACCCACACGAACCATCTCCGGGGTGGCAGTGGTGGCAGTGATGTGCCCCCCACATAAATGTCCCCATGGGAGGTGTCTTTACTGCCCTGAAAGTACAATAGCTCCCCCTAGTTATACTGGAGAAGAACCAGCGGCATTGAGGGCAAGGATGTACGGTTTTCATCCGTATAAACAGGTTTACAACCGATTGCAACAATTGGAGAGTATAGGTCATCCTCTGGACAAGGTGGAACTTATAATCATGGGGGGAACCTTCCCTTCACGTTTTTTATGTTTCCAGGAATGGTTCATTACCCAGTGCCTGCAGGCAATGACCGATTTTGGGGTTAAGGAATATAAATTGAATTCTGATGATGAGTACACTGGGGGTAACATTGATCTGCAGGGATTCCAGTACCTGGAAGACGTTCAAAAGGCCAATGAAAGTTCCAGTGTTCGTTGTATTGGTATGACCTTCGAAACCAGACCAGATTACTCTAAAATGGAGGATGTGGATCGGATACTTAGAATGGGTGGTACCAGGGTGGAGCTGGGTGTGCAAACCATTTATAACTTCATTTATCACCGGGTAGAACGTGGTCACCGGGTGCAGGACACCATAGAGGCCACCCGTGTTTTAAAGGATTCTGGGATTAAAGTGGCAATGCATCTCATGCCCGGCTTATTCAGTGACCAGGAGCGTGACTTGCGGATGTTCAGGAGATTATTCTCTGATGAACAGTTCAAACCAGACATGTTGAAGATCTATCCCTGCCTGGTGACCAAGGGGTCAAAACTTTATGATTTATGGGAAAAAGGGGAATACACTCCCTATTCCACTGAAGAAGCAGTCAAGTTAATAGTAGAAGTGAAGAAGATCCTGCCAAAATGGGTGCGTACCATGCGAATCCAGCGGGACATCCCCTCCCAACTCATAGAAGCAGGTGTTAAAAAGTCCAACCTGGGAGAACTGGTATATAATCAGCTTAAGAAAGAAAAAGTTCAGTGCCAGTGCATCCGTTGCCGGGAAGTGGGACACCAGGCAGCCCATGGAACCTTCACCAGTAAAGAGAATGTTCAACTTTTAATGGAGAAGTACCGGGCCAGTGAAGGGGAGGAAATATTCCTTTCCATGGAAGACCAGGAAGCAGATGTTCTCCTTGGTTTTTTAAGGCTACGCATGCCATCAGAACATGCTCACCGCCCAGAAATCAGCCACAAAACAGCTTTACTTCGTGAACTGCATGTTTACGGGCCCATGATACCCTTAGGTAAAAGGGAAGATGAACTGTGGCAACACCGGGGCTACGGGGAAGAGTTACTCAAAAAAGCAGAAGAAATCAGCCGTGAAGAGTACGATAAAAATGAAATTCTCATTATCAGTGGTATTGGAGCCCGGAATTATTACCGTAAATTTGGTTATGAAAGGAAGGGGCCCTACATGGCAAAAAAGTTGGTTTAA
- a CDS encoding metallophosphoesterase: protein MNYTEGKLLRINRKGKLLIITDLHGNLEDAKRYQEIWDEFIESGDEVVLTGDVIHPVPGQKDHSIEVLELVKSYDETYSNFHLLLGNHEFSHLSEALVYKGGVDQTREFESNVREQFHSRKDYWGRSKLREYEEYFRSLPIAVKTDNKVFISHAGPALSVETLDDIRNITQYGYFYVQQLAGMLFKRPGRFNYKDMQIFLKIVGCNAQVVGHTPVDGYEVVYGMQMVLSSSDTAGKKAYLELDLEKEIINAHDLVNMVKFLDEV from the coding sequence ATGAATTATACTGAGGGTAAACTCTTAAGAATTAACAGAAAAGGTAAGTTACTTATAATCACAGACCTGCACGGAAACCTCGAGGATGCAAAGCGTTATCAGGAGATCTGGGATGAATTTATAGAAAGTGGGGATGAGGTGGTACTAACTGGGGATGTGATACATCCTGTTCCCGGGCAAAAGGATCATTCCATTGAGGTACTGGAACTGGTTAAAAGTTATGATGAGACATATTCTAATTTTCATCTCCTTCTGGGAAACCATGAGTTCTCCCATCTTTCAGAGGCACTGGTCTATAAGGGGGGTGTTGATCAGACCCGTGAATTTGAATCAAATGTGAGAGAACAATTTCATAGCAGAAAAGATTACTGGGGAAGAAGCAAACTCAGAGAGTACGAGGAATATTTTCGTTCACTTCCCATAGCAGTTAAAACAGATAATAAAGTATTCATAAGTCATGCAGGTCCAGCACTAAGTGTGGAAACCTTAGATGACATCAGAAATATCACACAATATGGTTATTTTTATGTTCAACAGTTAGCAGGAATGCTATTCAAACGACCGGGCAGATTCAATTACAAGGATATGCAGATATTCTTGAAAATCGTAGGGTGTAATGCACAAGTAGTTGGACACACACCAGTGGATGGGTACGAAGTGGTATATGGAATGCAGATGGTTCTTTCTTCCAGTGACACTGCTGGAAAAAAGGCCTATCTGGAGTTAGATCTTGAAAAAGAAATTATTAATGCGCATGATCTGGTAAATATGGTTAAATTTTTAGATGAAGTTTAA
- a CDS encoding protein kinase, giving the protein MEGEYDSLFLTQFLTQSAPPREIKSRKWEKNQEIAGRYHIHEIREGGMGILYFCYDNIAREPVTIKTYKDVNSIEGIDQFRAEALTWIKLGKHANLIQAKYVLDVDQKPYLFLEYVETRNNKDPTLRNRLREGELGNETSMDMAVQFCNGMIHARQEIPGLIHRDIKPENILINSAGTLKITDFGLTRVYLSPTEARNVVGTFPYMSPEQCLGLGVIDTRADIYSFGVVLYEMLTGKLPFLSDDKYDFIRFHVTGTPKKPSEIKMDLSEELDQLVMKCMKKKPEDRYQNFSELKEAILNIYPELDRAVGEIKRPEEKVKAYEAQYLTNKGTSLITLGRYDEALAVFDSALKVEPGYIDAYYRKAIALIGLGNYKEACQNFENYLKINPRDAEVLMHKGCLLNLSGRREEALTFFDQALSIHPWCQDIIYHKGVTLYLMGQCDQALKVFKELDDKKYGNYKEIFLETCPVDDKSVEDEEIETGTK; this is encoded by the coding sequence GTGGAAGGGGAATACGATAGTTTATTTTTAACTCAATTTTTAACCCAGTCGGCCCCACCAAGGGAAATAAAATCCCGGAAATGGGAAAAAAATCAGGAAATCGCTGGTAGATATCATATCCATGAAATTAGAGAGGGTGGAATGGGTATTTTATATTTCTGCTATGATAATATAGCCAGAGAACCTGTTACTATTAAGACTTACAAAGATGTGAACTCAATTGAGGGTATTGACCAGTTCCGGGCAGAAGCCCTAACCTGGATTAAGCTGGGTAAACATGCCAATCTTATTCAAGCTAAATATGTGCTGGATGTTGATCAAAAACCTTACCTGTTCCTGGAGTATGTGGAAACCAGGAATAATAAAGATCCCACCCTTAGAAACCGTTTACGGGAGGGAGAACTGGGTAATGAAACCAGTATGGATATGGCGGTTCAGTTCTGCAATGGTATGATACATGCCAGGCAAGAGATTCCAGGACTTATTCACCGGGATATAAAGCCAGAAAACATTCTGATCAATTCAGCGGGAACTTTAAAGATAACTGATTTTGGCCTTACCAGAGTGTATTTAAGCCCTACTGAGGCCAGGAATGTGGTGGGAACCTTCCCCTACATGTCACCAGAACAGTGCCTTGGTTTAGGGGTGATTGACACCCGAGCAGATATTTACTCCTTTGGAGTGGTTCTCTATGAAATGTTAACTGGAAAACTCCCATTTTTATCAGATGATAAATATGATTTCATCCGTTTCCATGTGACTGGAACTCCCAAAAAACCTTCAGAGATTAAAATGGACCTTTCTGAGGAACTGGATCAATTGGTAATGAAATGCATGAAGAAAAAGCCAGAGGACCGCTACCAGAATTTCAGTGAACTTAAAGAAGCTATTTTAAACATTTATCCCGAACTGGACCGTGCTGTGGGAGAAATTAAACGTCCTGAGGAGAAGGTTAAGGCATATGAGGCCCAGTACCTCACCAACAAAGGTACCAGTTTAATCACACTGGGGCGCTATGATGAAGCACTGGCTGTTTTTGACTCGGCATTGAAGGTTGAACCGGGATATATTGATGCATATTACCGGAAAGCCATTGCTCTTATTGGTTTAGGTAACTACAAGGAAGCATGCCAGAATTTTGAGAATTACCTTAAAATCAATCCCCGTGATGCTGAAGTTTTAATGCATAAAGGTTGTCTTTTGAACCTCTCAGGAAGGAGAGAAGAAGCTTTAACTTTCTTTGACCAGGCTCTTTCTATACATCCCTGGTGTCAGGACATAATTTACCATAAGGGAGTAACTCTTTACCTTATGGGACAATGTGATCAAGCGCTTAAAGTGTTTAAAGAACTTGATGATAAGAAATATGGTAATTATAAGGAGATATTCCTTGAAACATGCCCGGTTGATGATAAATCTGTCGAAGATGAGGAAATTGAAACAGGGACTAAATAG